In a single window of the Magnolia sinica isolate HGM2019 chromosome 7, MsV1, whole genome shotgun sequence genome:
- the LOC131250986 gene encoding geraniol 8-hydroxylase-like, with product MDYSIMLLWTLMVWACIHLLFLARKRGLSNGKLPPGPIPLPILGSLFKLGSKPNESLAQLAKKYGPLMTLKLGSTTMIVVSSSIMAKEVLQKNDQSFSGRRVFDAVRALNFHESSIVWSQPTTRWRKLRTIFNTEMFTTARIASNQGLRHKKVQDLIAHIQEDRLARRAVDIGQATFTTTLNLTSNTVFSVDLVDPNSKSAQDFKDLVWELLKESGRPNLVDYFPVLRPIDPQGIRRRIAANLKKLYAIFDRLIDERMLSTSTSSDSPRRNDFLDVLLNEKDENGLQLGRQDILPILTDIFIAGTDTSSTAVEWAMAELLHNPNAMAKARFELKETIGLGQQVKESDIIRLPYLQAIVKETLRLHPPGPLFPRRTIADVEVHGFSIPKNTWITMNVWAIGRDPNVWAEPASFLPERFLDSDIDFKGQDFELIPFGSGRRICPGLPLAFRMVHLLLASFLHSFDWKLPNGMMPQDMDMSSKFGITLQLATPLRAIPALND from the exons atggattacTCAATTATGTTGCTGTGGACATTGATGGTGTGGGCATGCATCCATCTTCTCTTTCTTGCAAGAAAAAGAGGACTTTCTAATGGCAAGCTCCCACCAGGTCCCATCCCACTTCCCATTTTAGGAAGCCTCTTCAAACTCGGCAGCAAACCCAACGAGTCACTTGCTCAGCTCGCCAAGAAGTATGGCCCACTAATGACACTTAAGCTGGGCTCCACAACCATGATCGTCGTTTCATCATCAATCATGGCCAAAGAGGTCCTCCAAAAGAATGATCAATCTTTCTCCGGTCGAAGAGTTTTTGATGCCGTTCGCGCACTTAACTTCCATGAGTCATCAATCGTGTGGTCACAACCAACCACACGTTGGCGAAAGCTACGAACGATATTTAACACAGAAATGTTCACCACAGCAAGAATCGCCTCCAACCAAGGCCTTCGACACAAGAAAGTGCAAGATCTTATCGCTCACATACAGGAGGATCGGCTAGCAAGACGCGCAGTTGATATTGGCCAAGCCACCTTCACTACCACCCTCAACTTGACCTCCAACACAGTCTTCTCTGTCGATTTGGTCGATCCCAACTCCAAATCAGCACAAGACTTTAAGGATTTGGTGTGGGAACTTTTGAAAGAGAGCGGTAGGCCCAACCTCGTGGACTATTTTCCAGTGCTGAGGCCAATTGATCCACAAGGCATCAGGCGTCGAATCGCCGCTAATCTCAAGAAGTTGTATGCAATTTTTGATCGACTGATCGATGAAAGGATGTTGTCTACATCAACATCGTCCGATTCTCCTAGAAGAAATGATTTCCTCGATGTGCTTCTCAATGAAAAAGATGAGAACGGCCTCCAACTTGGCCGTCAAGATATCTTGCCAATACTTACG GATATATTTATCGCAGGAACTGACACAAGCTCGACCGCTGTAGAATGGGCCATGGCAGAGTTGCTTCACAACCCAAATGCAATGGCAAAGGCTCGATTTGAACTCAAGGAGACCATTGGCTTGGGACAACAGGTGAAAGAGTCAGACATCATCCGTCTCCCATATCTACAAGCCATCGTGAAGGAGACCTTGCGTTTGCATCCACCGGGTCCGCTCTTTCCTCGCAGAACCATAGCTGATGTTGAAGTCCATGGTTTTTCAATACCCAAGAACACTTGGATTACAATGAACGTGTGGGCCATAGGAAGAGATCCCAACGTTTGGGCTGAACCGGCATCCTTCTTACCCGAGAGGTTCTTGGACAGTGACATTGACTTCAAAGGCCAAGATTTCGAACTCATACCATTTGGATCAGGCCGGAGGATTTGCCCAGGCTTACCACTTGCATTTAGGATGGTCCACCTATTATTGGCATCTTTTCTCCATTCATTCGACTGGAAACTTCCCAATGGGATGATGCCTCAAGATATGGACATGAGCTCTAAGTTCGGTATAACCCTGCAATTGGCAACCCCTCTACGTGCTATCCCTGCACTAAATGACTAG